The Flavobacterium faecale genome has a segment encoding these proteins:
- a CDS encoding RNA methyltransferase gives MNDNFTTEYFGIGILNGKTPENLGVLWRSAQNLGASYIFTIGNRYAKQASDTHNAVKSMPYFHYDNFDDFFKNLPKGARIVGVELDERAEDLETFEHPRRCVYLLGAEDNGLTKQAIEKCHFLVKFKSEKSLNVSVAGSIVLYDRGIGKPRS, from the coding sequence ATGAACGATAATTTCACAACAGAATACTTCGGTATCGGAATACTAAATGGTAAAACTCCCGAAAATCTTGGGGTACTGTGGCGATCCGCGCAAAACCTAGGAGCAAGCTATATTTTTACTATCGGAAATCGATATGCAAAGCAAGCAAGTGACACGCACAATGCTGTAAAATCAATGCCATATTTTCATTACGATAATTTTGATGATTTCTTCAAAAATCTACCCAAAGGCGCTCGCATAGTCGGCGTCGAACTAGATGAAAGAGCCGAAGATTTAGAAACTTTCGAACACCCAAGGCGTTGTGTATACTTGTTAGGCGCAGAAGACAATGGTCTTACCAAGCAAGCTATTGAGAAATGTCATTTTTTAGTAAAATTTAAATCCGAAAAAAGTTTGAATGTATCAGTTGCTGGGAGTATTGTGCTTTATGATAGAGGAATTGGTAAACCGAGGTCTTAA